One genomic region from Thermoleptolyngbya sichuanensis A183 encodes:
- a CDS encoding transposase → MPATTCLYDQVLSLLRQSSNARDLRHLKALAWMVTALVCSGRLSLPQWEAYVPSRARQAQSTERRWQRFLGNRRVRVKSLYVPLVLAAIHRWQGRRLYLALDTTVLWNRYCRIHLTVTCCGRAVPLLWRVLEHPSATVSTKRYLPMLRLAHRLLQSYPDVMVLADRGFANHDLLEWLSQSRWHYCLRLPSDVVVQGPRRHPVKVGYLWPPKGEARLYEGVGIWSEGRWRCNLVLAHVKGVEEPWAVITDESPSLNTLWQYALRFRVEELFLDSKSGVFELEASGIRSAPALERLYLVAAIAILDGTTQGMAVQLDGLRCQVDPHWRRGISYLNIGLRWLKGAVNKGRTLLQLIALFTVDPEPCFASKKAEAHYYDRIWFSRIQSLCCQPTPGQSA, encoded by the coding sequence ATGCCAGCCACCACCTGCCTCTATGATCAAGTGCTGTCGTTATTGCGTCAATCCAGTAATGCCCGCGACCTGCGCCACCTCAAAGCGCTGGCGTGGATGGTGACGGCCCTGGTGTGCAGCGGTCGGTTGAGCCTGCCGCAGTGGGAAGCCTATGTGCCCAGTCGGGCCCGTCAGGCGCAAAGCACTGAACGCCGGTGGCAGCGCTTCCTAGGCAATCGCCGGGTGCGGGTCAAAAGTCTGTACGTGCCGCTGGTGCTAGCCGCCATCCATCGCTGGCAAGGTCGGCGGCTTTACCTGGCGCTCGATACGACGGTGTTGTGGAATCGCTACTGCAGGATTCACCTGACGGTTACCTGTTGCGGACGAGCGGTGCCGCTGCTGTGGCGGGTTTTGGAGCATCCCAGTGCCACCGTCAGCACGAAGCGATACCTCCCCATGCTGCGGTTAGCCCATCGGCTGTTGCAGTCGTACCCCGATGTGATGGTGTTAGCCGACCGCGGGTTTGCTAACCATGACCTGCTGGAGTGGCTAAGCCAAAGTCGCTGGCACTATTGTTTACGCTTGCCCAGTGACGTAGTGGTGCAGGGTCCGCGCCGTCATCCTGTTAAGGTAGGCTATCTGTGGCCTCCCAAAGGTGAAGCTCGACTCTATGAAGGGGTGGGAATCTGGAGCGAGGGGCGCTGGCGCTGCAATTTGGTGCTGGCTCATGTCAAAGGCGTCGAGGAACCCTGGGCGGTCATCACTGATGAGTCTCCCTCCCTCAATACCCTGTGGCAATATGCTCTCCGCTTTCGAGTCGAGGAGCTTTTCCTCGATTCTAAATCTGGTGTCTTTGAGTTAGAAGCTTCCGGCATCCGCTCCGCTCCGGCTCTCGAACGCCTCTATCTGGTCGCGGCGATCGCTATCCTTGATGGCACGACCCAGGGCATGGCGGTGCAACTCGATGGGCTACGCTGCCAGGTTGACCCGCACTGGAGGCGAGGGATTAGCTATCTCAACATAGGTTTGCGCTGGCTCAAGGGTGCCGTCAATAAAGGGCGAACACTGCTTCAGCTGATTGCCCTATTTACCGTTGACCCTGAACCCTGTTTTGCCTCTAAAAAAGCTGAAGCCCACTATTATGACCGCATTTGGTTTTCTAGAATTCAATCCTTGTGCTGCCAGCCGACACCCGGGCAGTCCGCATAA
- a CDS encoding NF041680 family putative transposase: MIFNELQQFRQTLYASLGNARDALFDLMDAVLVSACIVSFVRLSQSPVFRRQWSSTYEALRDSRLPRSKVLKLLVQQIPTQQQPLLAGDASRWNRPAARRLKDRTLSGRTGHAPIAGQNYSTLAWIAEDRGSWALPLRHERITSFETPASKAAFQLKQVTRQLAVRPLAIYDRGYGNASFVNQTAGIEADLLLRVTSNRCVYGAPPAYRGRGAPAKHGHKMKLNDPDTWSVPVETVEVDDPNWGRVRVSRWSAYHFRKSPKRAMEVLRVEVLETQSSTRRLAPLWLVWLGEQMPPLETLWLHYLRRFAIEHWYRFAKQRLYWTHPQFSSVSATEQWSSLMPLLSWQLWLARKDCTDHPLPWQAPQETLTPGRVAQAFAGILAVIGTPAPAPKPRGKSPGRGKGHKPTPRPCYPMVKKRASKRKTSEQSLNSPVATAA, from the coding sequence ATGATTTTCAACGAACTTCAGCAATTTCGCCAAACGTTGTATGCCAGCTTGGGAAACGCCAGAGATGCCCTGTTTGATCTGATGGATGCCGTGTTAGTGAGTGCGTGCATCGTGTCGTTTGTGAGGCTATCGCAGAGTCCTGTCTTTCGTCGCCAGTGGTCGAGCACCTATGAAGCGTTGCGCGATAGCCGCCTACCCCGATCAAAGGTGCTGAAGCTGTTGGTGCAGCAGATACCGACTCAGCAGCAACCGTTGTTGGCAGGTGATGCGAGTCGGTGGAACCGTCCTGCTGCCAGGCGTTTGAAAGACCGCACCTTATCAGGCAGAACAGGACATGCCCCGATAGCCGGACAAAACTACAGTACCTTAGCCTGGATTGCTGAAGACAGGGGCAGTTGGGCATTACCATTGCGGCATGAGCGCATCACCAGCTTTGAAACACCCGCCAGTAAAGCGGCATTCCAACTCAAACAAGTGACTCGGCAGTTAGCGGTGCGTCCGTTGGCGATCTACGACCGAGGGTACGGCAATGCCAGTTTTGTCAACCAAACGGCAGGGATTGAGGCAGACTTGCTGCTGCGGGTTACATCCAATCGATGTGTCTATGGCGCGCCCCCAGCGTATCGAGGGCGAGGCGCACCTGCCAAGCATGGACATAAGATGAAACTCAATGACCCTGACACTTGGAGTGTCCCGGTCGAAACCGTTGAAGTCGATGATCCCAACTGGGGACGAGTGCGGGTCAGTCGTTGGAGTGCATACCATTTCCGCAAATCCCCCAAACGGGCAATGGAAGTGTTGCGCGTGGAGGTGCTGGAGACACAGAGCAGCACGCGACGCTTGGCTCCTTTGTGGTTAGTTTGGCTGGGTGAGCAGATGCCTCCGTTAGAAACCCTGTGGTTGCACTACCTCCGTCGCTTTGCCATTGAACACTGGTATCGCTTTGCCAAGCAGAGGCTATATTGGACACATCCCCAGTTCAGTTCTGTATCGGCAACCGAACAGTGGAGCAGCCTGATGCCGTTGCTCAGTTGGCAGTTGTGGTTAGCGCGAAAGGACTGTACTGACCACCCCTTGCCCTGGCAGGCACCGCAAGAAACGTTGACTCCGGGTCGGGTCGCACAAGCGTTTGCAGGCATTTTGGCAGTGATTGGCACCCCTGCTCCTGCGCCTAAACCTCGTGGTAAATCGCCAGGACGAGGCAAGGGGCACAAGCCAACTCCTCGTCCCTGCTATCCGATGGTCAAAAAACGAGCCTCGAAACGCAAGACATCCGAACAATCCCTGAACAGTCCGGTTGCAACAGCAGCTTAA